From one Catharus ustulatus isolate bCatUst1 chromosome 1, bCatUst1.pri.v2, whole genome shotgun sequence genomic stretch:
- the LOC117000454 gene encoding feather beta keratin-like, whose amino-acid sequence MACYDLCRPCGPTPLANSCNEPCALQCQNSRVIIDPSPVLVTLPGPIMTSFPQSTVVGSTSSAAVGSELNAQGQPISGGFGFGLGYGLGGLGCYGRRGGYIC is encoded by the coding sequence ATGGCCTGCTACGACCTCTGCCGTCCCTGCGGacccaccccgctggccaacagctgcaacgagccctgtgccctgcaatgccagAACTCCAGGGTCATTATTgacccttcccctgtgctggtcaccctgccaggacccatcatgacctccttcccccagagcaCCGTTGTGGGATCCACCTCCTCGGCTGCTGTTGGCAGTGAACTcaatgcccagggacagcccatctCTGGTGGATTTGGCTTTGGCCTTGGCTATGGGCTGGGAGGCCTGGGCTGCTATGGCAGAAGGGGCGGCTACATCTGCTAA